The following proteins come from a genomic window of Nicotiana tomentosiformis chromosome 12, ASM39032v3, whole genome shotgun sequence:
- the LOC138903257 gene encoding uncharacterized protein — translation MDDKANRQFWLNYFYVRTEDVVANANGFPELWNYAPLIMLNFSFYGGEAEPPPLVEDIHEWVRKILPYTVGIRKWSTFRAKFRPTFLARRGSRGSRAPTPAFRQATATTESSLVATSKPARSSTSDQSLVLARSAQPSVASASGTSAYPLRYLVDESSSSGEDLNPRKRRSVDVGDGTVQAVDSTRGDHEPTIVVPESGASLSSEAPLSTRAVKGVPFPKVGVVGPSVETIILEIESARREERCKTIFKKMASKYREYRNKHREICRQFGESDDFLAIRDELKQKDDELMRVISKCNVLEGSLRDKEEELEVSKRVEVECADFQAQVVSLRAELKQCSFRADVLSNEVAEKMTNLEKAELACLAALTKAEALGDAIRVLRSEWANDLETARLMEERLDEKIMGGGKRGFEPW, via the exons ATGGATGATAAGGCCAACCGCCAGTTTTGGCTCAACTACTTCTACGTCCGAACTGAGGACGTAGTGGCAAATGCAAACGGGTTTCCTGAGCTTTGGAACTATGCTC CCTTGATTATGCTTAATTTCTCCTTTTACGGAGGGGAGGCTGAGCCCCCTCCTTTGGTCGAGGACATTCACGAGTGGGTTAGAAAAATCCTTCCTTATACAGTGGGGATTCGCAAATGGTCGACCTTCCGCGCTAAGTTCAGGCCCACGTTTCTCG CACGGAGAGGTTCGAGGGGGTCAAGAGCTCCTACTCCTGCATTCCGTCAGGCGACCGCCACAACGGAATCTTCTTTAGTTGCAACCTCTAAGCCTGCCAGGTCGTCTACCTCTGATCAATCTCTTGTTTTAGCGAGGTCAGCTCAGCCATCGGTGGCCTCAGCGTCTGGGACATCGGCTTATCCATTGCGGTATTTAGTGGATGAGTCGTCGTCGAGCGGAGAGGATTTGAATCCACGAAAAAGAAGGTCGGTGGATGTCGGTGATGGTACAGTTCAAGCAGTGGACTCTACAAGGGGTGACCATGAACCGACCATTGTTGTACCTGAAAGTGGTGCAAGCCTGTCGTCTGAAGCTCCACTATCAACGAGAGCAGTGAAAGGTGTGCCCTTTCCTAAGGTTGGGGTTGTTGGACCGTCCGTGGAG ACAATTATCTTGGAGATTGAGAGTGCTCGCCGAGAAGAGAGGTGTAAAACCATTTTCAAGAAGATGGCGAGTAAGTACCGTGAATACCGCAACAAGCATCGCGAGATATGTAGGCAATTTGGTGAGAGCGACGACTTCCTAGCCATCAGGGACGAGTTGAAACAGAAAGATGATGAGCTAATGAGAGTCATCAGTAAGTGCAACGTCCTTGAAGGATCACTTAGGGACAAAGAAGAGGAGCTCGAAGTGAGCAAAAGAGTTGAAGTCGAATGCGCGGACTTTCAAGCCCAAGTGGTATCTCTGCGGGCTGAACTCAAGCAATGCTCGTTCAGGGCCGATGTGTTGAGTAACGAGGTTGCCGAGAAGATGACGAATTTGGAGAAGGCCGAGTTGGCTTGCTTGGCAGCTTTGACAAAGGCGGAGGCTTTGGGGGATGCAATCCGCGTTCTTCGATCTGAGTGGGCAAATGATTTGGAGACTGCTAGGCTCATGGAAGAGCGGCTTGACGAGAAAATCATGGGGGGTGGAAAAAGAGGTTTCGAACCTTGGTGA